The Lysobacter capsici genome has a segment encoding these proteins:
- a CDS encoding DUF3224 domain-containing protein, whose protein sequence is MPHIEGPFNVKLSPQPVHEEAEGKFGRMAIDKQFHGELEAASRGEMLAAMTAVKGSAGYVALEKVEGRLAGRSGSFLLLHRGLMDRGAPDLSVTVVPDSGSDELSGLTGSMKIDIREGGAHFYSFDYELPPIS, encoded by the coding sequence ATGCCGCACATCGAAGGCCCGTTCAACGTCAAACTGAGCCCGCAGCCGGTCCACGAGGAGGCCGAAGGCAAGTTCGGCCGCATGGCGATCGACAAGCAATTCCACGGCGAGCTGGAGGCCGCCAGCCGCGGCGAAATGCTCGCGGCGATGACCGCGGTCAAGGGCTCGGCCGGTTATGTCGCGCTGGAAAAAGTCGAAGGCCGCCTGGCCGGGCGCAGCGGCAGTTTCCTGTTGTTGCATCGCGGGCTGATGGATCGCGGCGCGCCCGATCTGAGCGTGACCGTGGTGCCCGATTCGGGCAGCGACGAGCTCAGCGGGCTGACCGGCAGCATGAAGATCGATATCCGCGAGGGCGGCGCGCATTTCTATTCGTTCGATTACGAATTGCCGCCGATTTCGTAA
- a CDS encoding lipid A deacylase LpxR family protein, with the protein MRSTALSLCVLFAAALAHSGQASAQGREACTNGHTRLPPTVNLRLDNDLFGGQDQGYSNGVQLTLVSPNLADYTDDPCIPRLARWVNRHLDALQPEGFEQRNMIATFAQGIFTPTDFSRRELIPDDRPYAAALLFGLGYNARNGDYLQTTQLQFGIVGPSALGRQVQDAVHKALGDDTFKGWDNQLHDEPVFRIVHERMNRYSAGDAHNGAWGWDAITHYGGSFGNLTTYANAGAELRFGLRLPDDFGSTPLRPAGENTAPTRHYNTGDRPFAAHVFLTSDVRWVLRDITLDGNTFRDSHSVDKRSFVGEVGYGVALMRGRWKLALARYHRTREFDGQKQTPVFGSVTISRAF; encoded by the coding sequence ATGCGTTCCACTGCACTGTCGCTTTGCGTCCTGTTCGCCGCTGCCCTCGCGCACTCCGGCCAAGCCAGCGCCCAAGGCCGCGAGGCCTGCACCAACGGCCACACGCGCCTGCCGCCCACCGTCAACCTGCGCCTGGACAACGATTTGTTCGGCGGCCAGGACCAGGGCTACAGCAACGGCGTGCAACTGACCCTGGTGTCGCCGAACCTGGCCGATTACACCGACGATCCGTGCATTCCGCGGCTCGCGCGCTGGGTCAATCGCCACCTCGATGCGCTGCAGCCCGAAGGCTTCGAGCAGCGCAACATGATCGCCACCTTCGCCCAGGGCATCTTCACCCCGACCGATTTCAGCCGCCGCGAGCTGATCCCCGACGATCGCCCGTACGCCGCCGCGCTGCTGTTCGGACTCGGCTATAACGCACGCAACGGCGATTATCTGCAGACCACCCAGTTGCAGTTCGGCATCGTCGGGCCCTCGGCCCTGGGCAGGCAGGTGCAGGACGCGGTGCACAAGGCGCTCGGCGACGACACCTTCAAGGGCTGGGACAACCAGCTGCACGACGAGCCGGTGTTCCGGATCGTCCACGAACGCATGAACCGCTATTCGGCCGGCGACGCGCACAACGGCGCCTGGGGCTGGGACGCGATCACCCACTACGGCGGCAGCTTCGGCAATCTGACCACCTACGCCAATGCCGGCGCGGAACTGCGTTTCGGCCTGCGCCTGCCCGACGACTTCGGCAGCACGCCGCTGCGTCCGGCCGGCGAGAACACCGCGCCGACCCGGCACTACAACACCGGCGACCGGCCGTTCGCCGCGCATGTGTTCCTGACCTCGGACGTGCGCTGGGTGCTGCGCGATATCACCCTCGACGGCAACACCTTCCGCGACAGCCACAGCGTCGACAAGCGCTCGTTCGTGGGCGAGGTCGGTTATGGCGTGGCCTTGATGCGCGGGCGCTGGAAGCTGGCGCTGGCGCGTTATCACCGCACCCGCGAATTCGACGGACAAAAGCAGACGCCGGTGTTCGGCAGCGTGACCATCAGCCGCGCGTTCTGA
- a CDS encoding peptidase domain-containing ABC transporter: MSRTRALPVIQQNELAECGLACLAMIAIHHGHDIDLASLRRRFPVSPRGATLARLIKIAGALGFDTRPLRAEIEHLADLQLPCVLHWDLNHFVVLKRIARGRAELHDPARGAVSLPLAEFGRHYTGIALELSRKPDFAPMRERQRLSLRGLAGHIVGLRRAGLQILALALSLEGFTLLLPLAMQWVIDRVLVSGDVELLHLLGIGFLTVVLFQSAITAMRGWLIADLGASLNSQWLANLFGHLMRLPLDFFEKRHVGGVMSRFVSVQAIQQTLTGSFVESLLDGLTVVLVLGLLLFYSPPLTALVLAAFALYAGLRWLAFRRLRRLKEEQLIQVAQQQSLLIESIQGVQTIKLGNKQDERRARIANASVEVANREAAISRTTAVFSALSKLVFGAQRVLLIWICAWLTLQGRFTAGMMVVFVAYADLFATRTGSLIDKLVDLRLLGLHGQRIADIALEAPEPHVHSDYAGPAPRPRIELQGVSFRYAADEPWILRDCSFSIEAGESVAIVGPSGCGKTTLAKLILGLLQPSSGTIRIGGVDIQRYGLAAYRELFGAVMQEDVLFAGSIAQNIAFFDPAASSERIEAAARAARIHADIAGMAMGYETLVGDLGSSLSGGQKQRVLLARALYQQPAILLLDEATSHLDVAREHEINREISSLRITRIVIAHRPDTIRSADRVIALRDGVSESIANKEFPSPIVSRIHDETAMAMGKTRLS; encoded by the coding sequence ATGAGCCGCACCCGCGCGCTGCCGGTGATCCAGCAGAACGAACTGGCCGAATGCGGCCTCGCCTGCCTGGCGATGATCGCGATCCATCACGGCCACGACATCGATCTGGCCAGCCTGCGCCGCCGATTTCCGGTGTCGCCGCGCGGCGCGACCCTGGCGCGGCTGATCAAGATCGCCGGCGCGCTCGGCTTCGACACCCGCCCGCTGCGCGCCGAGATCGAACACCTCGCCGACCTGCAGCTGCCGTGCGTGCTGCATTGGGACCTCAATCATTTCGTCGTGCTCAAGCGCATCGCGCGCGGCCGCGCCGAACTGCACGACCCGGCCCGCGGCGCGGTCTCGTTGCCGCTGGCCGAGTTCGGCCGCCACTACACCGGCATCGCCCTGGAGCTGTCGCGCAAGCCCGATTTCGCGCCGATGCGCGAACGTCAGCGCTTGAGCCTGCGCGGCCTGGCCGGGCATATCGTCGGCCTGCGCCGCGCCGGCCTGCAGATCCTCGCGCTCGCGCTCAGCCTGGAAGGCTTCACCCTGCTGCTGCCGTTGGCGATGCAGTGGGTGATCGACCGGGTGCTGGTATCGGGCGATGTCGAACTGCTGCATCTGCTCGGCATCGGCTTTCTGACCGTGGTGCTGTTCCAGTCCGCGATCACCGCCATGCGCGGCTGGCTGATCGCCGATCTGGGCGCGTCCTTGAATTCGCAGTGGCTGGCCAATCTGTTCGGCCACCTGATGCGGCTGCCGCTGGATTTCTTCGAGAAACGCCACGTCGGCGGGGTGATGTCGCGCTTCGTCTCGGTGCAGGCGATCCAGCAGACCTTGACCGGCAGTTTCGTCGAGAGCCTGCTCGACGGACTCACCGTGGTCCTGGTGCTCGGCCTGCTGCTGTTCTACAGCCCCCCGCTGACCGCGCTGGTGCTGGCCGCGTTCGCGCTGTACGCCGGCCTGCGCTGGCTGGCGTTCCGACGCCTGCGCCGGCTCAAGGAAGAGCAGCTGATCCAGGTCGCGCAGCAGCAGAGCCTGCTGATCGAATCGATCCAGGGCGTGCAGACGATCAAGCTGGGCAACAAGCAGGACGAACGCCGCGCGCGCATCGCCAACGCCAGCGTCGAAGTCGCCAACCGCGAAGCCGCGATCAGCCGCACCACCGCGGTGTTCTCGGCCCTGTCCAAGCTGGTGTTCGGCGCGCAGCGCGTGCTGCTGATCTGGATCTGCGCCTGGCTGACCCTGCAGGGCCGCTTCACCGCCGGCATGATGGTGGTGTTCGTCGCCTACGCCGACCTGTTCGCCACCCGCACCGGCAGCCTGATCGACAAGCTGGTCGATCTGCGCCTGCTCGGCCTGCACGGCCAGCGCATCGCCGATATCGCGCTGGAAGCGCCGGAACCGCATGTGCATAGCGACTACGCCGGCCCGGCGCCGCGGCCGCGCATCGAACTGCAAGGCGTGAGTTTTCGTTACGCCGCCGACGAGCCGTGGATCCTGCGCGATTGCAGTTTCAGCATCGAAGCCGGCGAATCGGTCGCGATCGTCGGCCCGTCGGGCTGCGGCAAGACCACCCTGGCCAAGTTGATCCTCGGTTTGCTGCAGCCCAGCTCCGGCACGATCCGCATCGGCGGCGTCGATATCCAGCGTTACGGGCTGGCGGCGTATCGCGAGCTGTTCGGCGCGGTGATGCAGGAAGACGTGCTGTTCGCCGGCTCGATCGCGCAGAACATCGCCTTCTTCGATCCGGCCGCGAGCAGCGAACGCATCGAGGCCGCGGCGCGCGCCGCGCGCATCCACGCCGACATCGCCGGCATGGCGATGGGCTACGAAACCCTGGTCGGCGATCTGGGCTCGTCGCTGTCGGGCGGGCAGAAACAGCGCGTGCTGCTGGCGCGCGCGCTGTACCAGCAACCGGCGATCCTGCTGCTCGATGAAGCCACCAGCCACCTCGACGTGGCGCGCGAACACGAGATCAACCGCGAGATTTCCTCGTTGCGCATCACCCGCATCGTCATCGCCCACCGGCCCGACACGATACGCAGCGCCGATCGCGTGATCGCGCTGCGCGACGGCGTGAGTGAATCGATCGCGAACAAGGAATTTCCATCGCCGATCGTGTCGCGCATTCACGATGAAACTGCGATGGCGATGGGGAAAACACGACTTTCTTAA